TTCAAGGCCGCACGGGTATACGTGAACCTGATAGAAGAAGAAGCCTTGCCCAGCGCTTGGTTTATCTCTGTGTCTCGATATACCTTGGTCGTGGAGGAGTCAGCCTGGAGAGAAGACTTCTCAGAACGGGGACGTTCGCGCCTCTTGCGATTCGTGGAAATGTTTTCCCTCTTGTGCGATGAGTATGCTTGAAGCCCGAAAGTCTACACTCTATATATAGAATACGTTTTTGTTTCTGAGCAATATTTAGTTGCACTGAACTTGGGGTCGACAAACACCTCTGTCGTTTTATCGTTGCCGAAGAACCACAATATACTTACGCATAAATGTAGCTTTGAAGGACAGGGTCAAACTTTCTAACCAAGCAAGTGTGAACTACTTTTTTTTACGCGCCGAGAGGACCCTTGAGAAAATAAATTGAAGCAGTTAAAATCCCTGCTATGCGCACATATACCAAAGCAATGACAACCCTCCTGACAATCCTCCTGATGACGAATGATAGTTCAACCCTCTTAACTTTTAATGATTCATTGTTAGATAGATCTATCAATCAACCGATATATTGCCAGACTGGATAACTGACTTGACTGCGTATATTGACCgaatgacgtcatcaagtgaGCGACTACAAAATTGTTGTTAGAGAGGCCTTTTGGTTTTGTGACATTTTGATTAGAGACAGAAATTTATTTAATGTTCGAAATATAGCCCAGTATTCTAGCGAAAGCCTTTAACAACTCTAGTGGCAGCCGTTCATGCTATCTGCTTGCACACTGCCGGAAAAACGAACAGAGAAATATGCCTTGCCTGACGAAGCTCTGCTTATCGAAACAAAACCCTGCCccatttgatatgtggggttcaacgtcctaaaaccaccctgtgatgatgagagacgccgcagtggagggatgtggaaatttcgaccacctgggcttcttaaacgtgcacccaaatctgaacacacatgcctacagcatttttgcctccatggaaaatgcagctgccgcagccgggacttgatacggccgtgacctgcgggtcagcagccgagtaccttagctagtAGACAACCGCGGCAGCGCCAAAACCCTGCCCTATGAACTTGATTCAGGATCAGGGGATTATTTGATATCTACATTTATTTGAACCACTGGTATTAAATAATGTTTTCCACATCTGCAAAGAAGGAACGGCCTGAATACTGACAAGTGGCTCAATGGACCGTTATTAAAGAGCTCAATCATTAGCATTAATTATTAATACTGCTATATAGTTTGAGGGAACTGAGACTGCTGAATTGATCACTAACACTATTTCATTTTTAGTAACTGAGTCATGAAGGCTATGCGGTAGAATTcaagctgcgtttttttttttatttagcctTTGAGAGAAACCTTGCCGTATAGGTATACTGTCACACATTGATAACATTCAGTGGTTTCAGAAGCTCTTATAAGGTGCAAGAAAATAGCACACGTGACGCTTCTGTTGAGCTTATCGAAGTCATGTGACGACTAGACTTATTTGTTCAGAAACGCTTTGGTAACGCATCGACGCGGAAAGAATCGTTATAAGCTTTGTTTGCGCAATACCTGCCAAGCACCACTCGAATCTACCTGACATGAGCGCTTGCTTCTGTGCAAATGCTTGTATCAGAGCCTATTGACTTGACTGTATCAGCAGAACCTGCATTGTTCGCTCCTACACTGCAATATACTCCGTAAAGAGGTTCCTGGATTtctagaaacaacaaaaaaagaaggatatccacggagtgaatgatgatgagtggagcgaagcttcAGATGGCTTTACCGGTAAACGTGAATCATCCGTTGGccgcgtctgcctgtctgtctgtccgcatgtccatctgtctgtatgtatgtccacccgtccatccgtcaATCAAgcgaacgctccaagtaccaccatctcgcatcttttcgtcatatattcatcatatacaagtaccgccatccatcgaacattccaaggactaaaacgagaggcggctactacatacaggagacgcacgactcACGCCTTAAGGAACTTCGCGCCTAAAGGGAAAGGAAAACGAACATAAGTCGTGTCTCAAATCCCGGCACCGAGAATGTACTGACCATTGTGGTGGGCGTAGGCAAGCGCacggttgggggggggggaggcagcaCCCCTTGCTAATTATGAGGGGGATGGCTCAAAGTCAGCTCGGAACATTGGTAAAATAGGGAAAGGGGGCGCTGTGACTCGGGGAGGGGGCCAAATCAGCAACATACATTGATATATTAGGAAAGGGGGCGCTGCGagaaaccctgcgcacgcctatgatcGTGAGTACCCATTATACTTCCACACATATGCGCATTTACATACACGTATGCTTGCTAAGCGCTTGAAGCGAAGCACTGCGAAACCAAAAGTACGCCTCATCAAATGTGATAACTGACCGTCGGCGGCGTCAATACGAACGACGCGAAACGTCATCACAGGATGACGTCACCACATTACCTCATCACCACGTCACATATCGCCAAAATTTGTGAGCTCATTGGGGCGTCGCTATGAGGTCAAGTAAAGAAACATCACATAATCGCGTCATCGCTCGCTTGGTCAAAGTTGGGGCCAATCTCGGAGAAAGCGGTATAAGCTATACGAGGTGCGTAAAGCTTGCAAACCCTCCGATCTCGGAGGCCGTGCAAAACTGTGTTAGTTTCATGAAGCTTTATGAGTAGAGTAAGTAATCTACACACCTAcggaaacaaaaataagaaagaagaaagcCTTTCGCTTTCGAGTCGTCTTAGGCGAATAGATGAAGGACCGTGCGAGTTACAGCGTCGAATAGCGTCTCGCATACTTTAGGCGATGATACGGTATATGTATGCTTGCACCGACAACACGTCACACGAGATACGTGAAACAGCAGGATCACGTGGTATGTTCAAGGGGTTTTAGATAAAGCTATCTACACCTCTCTTTCTCTCCAGGCGGTAACGAAGAAAACTATGTTCTATTGTTTCAGCCCTTGAAGCTCTTCCTTGTACTTGCAGCGGCAGTGCAGATCCAGAGCTTGTGGATGGATATTCTTATATGCCATTTTCCCGCGCGTTGAAACGGCCGGCTCGTCATGGTTTCGAAGGACGTCACATAAAAGGTATTTCATAAACGTGACACGTGACAATATCAGTGCCCCGGCAGTGGCTGTCGGAAGAACACGGTCGGAAGGGACGACAACGGGAGTGATGCTAAGGTTCGGTCGTAACGTCTGATGTAGACTTGTGCAAGAGCCGACAAAAAGGGATTGAAACTTTACGCTCTGTCCGGGAGCTCTCACCTGGGTCCAGAGAAACACAGACGCAGTAACGTTATGAAAGAAAATGACCACATTGAAATTTGCATAACTGCTTTACTGAAGCCAAGTTTGTAAAAAAACCATGTACAAAAGAAAACCGGAAACAGATGAACAAAGAACTGAGAAGCGTTCGTTGAACAACTTGGTTCACCTAACTTAACGTACAGAAAGTTACGTCCAAGCCATCCAGGGTATACTCTCAGCGGTTGGCCATAGCAACGTTGGCAGCCGCTTAGAGCCAGCCGCCGAGTCTGATCTTGGCCGGTATGTACGACTCGGTCAGAAAGTGCGGGCCGATCTCGCACAGGCTCTGAATCTCTGCCTTGCGCTGCGTCGAATCCAGCAGGAGGAGTTGCTTCTTCCAGTCGTCGCGAGCGTCGGCGTACGGCCGGGACAGCAGGTCCCTCAACTTGGACTTGTCTCCGTGGTTAAGCGGAGGGCAGTTCTGGAGCCGGAACCTCTCTATGTCCCTGGGGTGTACTCCGAGCCAGCGAATCATGGGCACGGCCAGGGAGTCCGTCTCGCTGGCCATCGCCAGGGAGCCGTACGCGTACACGCACAGTATCTCGATGCCGAACGGGTCGGCGTCCATCAGGGCGTACACGGGCAGCCGCAGCTCGACGTGGAGGCGTCGCACGAACTCGCGCGTGTTGACGTCCGGGAAGCCCTTGCCCGTGACGAGCACGCACCGACCCGCCGCGGTGTTCAGGAAGCCGTCGTCCAGGATCTTCTGGAAGCTGGCGTCCTTCTCGACGAGTAGGACGTAAGAGGCGGAGGACTTGAGCTCGCTGATGCAGCTCACGTCGGTCGGCATGAGCGTGGTCGCGACGGAGCCGTCCACCAGGTTCCCGCTCGGGTCGCGGAACCGGATGTAGCCGGCGAAGACGCCCTTCGAAGTGGCTACGATGTTGAGGCAACGGCGCGGCACCTGCGTGTAAGGAAAACGGGAATACTGTGAATCGGAAACAGAGAGGCCCGGGGAGAGAGCTCTTGGtgcctcatcaaaagcgaaaattgaCCGTCAGCGTGGCACTCCGCGTCGGTGGCTTCAACATCAGTgacgaaaaaacaacaaaaacgtcTGTGTTAACGTCACTGTGAGGTCTTATAACGTGACTTGACATAAGACGCTATCATATGACACCGTTCACAAATCGATTTCGATTGAGAAGTTCGCGCTCTGGTCGTGTTCGGCGAACACGTAAGAAACgccatgagtttttttttttttttaagcagaaGAATCAGCCAGCCTTTTTGCAATCCTGCTTTTTGCAATCCAGCAGGGAGaggagaagaggggggggggacgctCTAGAAGAGCGTGGGCAGAAATATATGTAAAGAATGGATATGCAGGTTTTGTAATATATACTGGACGGACAATCTCGGCAGCTAAtgtaaaacatgtaaaaataattaaataaaagaaaagaaaataaagtaaCACCTTCGGGTTAAACCCATACTTCCTTGATTGAACGATCCAAAGTTTGCTCAGAAAACCTTCAATGAATTCGAACAAGTAATTTAGCGCTTTTCGCTCTCACGGTGGGCAGGGCCAGCGGCCCAGCATCTATTGTGATTGTCAAAGGGACCTGGGCGAGATTTTCTAGGTTGCTTTGATGTTGTTGTCGCGCATCTTTGTTCCACGCTATTAATTAGTGACGCGCTAAATCAGTTCACAATGAGTGAATGTGTGGCCTTTATTGAAGGAAAGGACGCTCCTGCTGTTATGAAGTGGGGAATGGTTCTATAATTTCCCGCGCTCAGCCTGAATGTCCCGGAAACCCTGATATGGGGATGCAGACAAAGCCCTGGAGCCGCTACACTAACCGAAGAGCagagggattgattgattgattgattgatatgtggggtttaacgtcccaaaaccactatatgattatgagagacgccgtagtggagggctccggaaatttagaccacctggggttctttaacgtgcacccaaatctgagcacacgggcctacaacagaaGAGCAGAGGGAGGCCAAGCTATCAGACCTAGGCCTGAAGAATGAGTGCAGAGTGGTTGAACAGGTGCGGGAGATGGCGGAGGCCCGCGGCTACCTGGAATACGGAGGCCGCCCTCCTTGCGCACTATGTGTTTCctcaaataaatgtttattctctctctctttctctctccctttctctctagGCGTTACGCCAGCATGCCATAGAATGCATGAGCTTGTTCGAAGAAGACGAGAAGCTACATTTTGATGTCGTAAACGGAAGCTTTAGTAAACGCCTGTCTTAAGTTCTCGAGTCAACTGTTCAGCTGGCCACATATTATATCGCGTAAGGGGGATAAAGGGTGAGGAACAGCTTCATCTCAAGCCTTCGCATGGGTCAGGCGATTTTTCCTACACCCCTCGAAAGTTCGCATTGAAAAATGAGTCTTGCAGAGCTCCATCGggtctattgattgattgattgatatgtggggtttaacgtctcaaaaccactatatgattatgagagacgccgtagtggagggctccggaaatttagaccacctggggttctttaacgtgcacccaaatctgagcacacgggcctacaacatttccgcctccatcggaaatgcagccgccgcagccgggattcgaacgcgcgccctgcgggtcagcagccgagtaccttagccactatagactcCATCGGGTCTATAGTTTTGCCACCATTCTCAATAAAGACGAAGTGAAGGTTGGAGTTTCGCATTTTGATTTCGCTCCGGAGCCTCTGCACATGAACGTCGTTGTGACCTATATAAAAGTATATTTCATTATTTCGTGTTTCTTATCTAAATGAAACTTCGTCAAAGGTATACTATCTTAAGCTTGTGACTCCCCTAAAATAAAATTTAATCAATGTATACTGACACATGATTACACTATAAGCAGACTCAGTTGAAGTCTATGACATTGTCCAAGGGAATGACTATATGATCTGAACGGGTGAAAAGCAGCTATTGCACTCTTTCCGTCTTACGtgcgttgtcttttttttttttggggggggggggaggcttctATACTGAAAAAGTTTCACTAACTTATATAAGCAATTTTCGGCCGATCCCCTTGACTGGGGATCGGCCATGTTAGAggtctcatcatcatcatcatcatcactgaaaCACAGAACGGCGTCAATCCTTTTGTAAAAGGACGACCCCCCCGCACCTTCCCCCGCGCCTCCCACCCCACTCTTTTCAGTACTCACGCATATGGTGATAGGCATAGGCAAAcgtatgagggggggggggggatgtgccCCCATTCACATGCGAGGGGGCACAAATTCGGCCCTAAACATTTGCTCAGTAGGGAGGGGGGCACCGCGAGGGACCCTCGCCCCCCTGAGTGCATATCACTGGTGAAAGGCATAGTATCAAGTTTACATAGCTCTGACGTTCAGCCTCACAAAACCAGTTACGCAATCCTAAGGGAGATAATGTCAAGCTAATATCAGTTAAAAATAATGTAATATCGGTTAGTGTAATAGACAATGTAATATCAGTTAAAAATAGTAAACGCCGTTCTTACAATAGCATTCCGCGAGTGTAAGCATGACTAATGTATAGCCAGGTTACACTATATCAAACGCACAAGTGTGCGTCTGCTTCTTAGCTGCCTCCGTTTTTTCTTTCGCTGCCTTTAATGGTGTAAAAGACCTGAAATGTTGTAACACACGCAGCGAGGTAAATGACCAAGAGTGTCATGGGGCCACAATAAAGTACTATGGAGTTCTCAGTAaatggtaagaaaaaaaaaagccactgaCACCAACATTGAACAAACAACGCCCAATGTGCTATGATGCTTGAAAATAATTGAATTAACATTCAAATTATCGTAGACGACTAGTGACGCTGCGCAGTGCAATCTTTACGAAGTCTATTGAAGCGAATTTCGCAGCCGTGCAGGCCTAACATGAATGCCTTTTCTTGCACTAATTAAAGTGACTCGCCGATTTCATTCACAATTTTGAACAGCTATGCAGATTTTGAGCCAATTAATTCAAACATTTGTCTGACACACTTACCTGTAGCAGGCAGGCGATGTCTTCCACAATGGAGTCCACGGTGGCCTGGGAGCCGTACAGGGCTACGTCCTCGTAAAAAATCTGGCGCTTGGTGCTCTTCGTGTTGGTTAGCAGGAGGAAGTGGACCTTGGAGAGGACCTTGAGCATGAGCGCGAACTTTCGAATCGACGCGGCCGTACCGAAAGAGGTGACCGTCTTCGAGGGATTGTCCCTGCGGACGAGCCCTCGGTGCTGGCAGAACACGACGTTCTCCCAGTCGTGGCGGCGATCGTACACGAAGCACGGCGCCTCGTCCTTCGCGATCTTTTCTATCAGCGACAGGACGATCGCCTCGATCTTGAGGACGATGGAAATCCTGTCGGGAACGTTGGTGGCGGCCGGGGTGGGCGGCGGAAGCGGCCTAAATCGCGGAAACTGAAACATCTTCAGCCCCGGTGTTGCCTTCTTGCGGACGGCCAGACGTTGTGAGCAACAAACGTGTTAGGTAGCAGACGACACCGACGGTAAACCAAGTCAGCTTGATCAGCGTAAAGAAGTATTTTAAAATTAATCAGTGTAAAAAAAAGATGCATCTGCTACTTATTTCTAAGTTTGGCGAAACCACGCGAGCATAGTTACTTCTGCATTATGTAAAAGCCGAATGTCGTCTGCTCCTTTGGTTCGTGTGCGCTCCCATGCCAAGCGCGCGTTTGCGCTCGCGCGCCGTTAGTATACTCCACACTAAAGACAGAAAATGGAGGGGAGGTGGTAATGTTGcaagaaaaataaatatttcCAACTGTAATCACTCTAAAGGCTCCCGTCAACCTACACGCTCAGCAGTGTGTGATCAAGCTCGTCTCAGGAATGGAATCCGGGGAATAATATCATTAGCCAACGTGCGGAGCGGGCGTATATATACAACGTACCACACATTCAGATACATCATTAAATATTACAGTGACCACGTATGTTTTACTTGTGTCATATATTTTACTTATATTATAGTGCTTATATCCTGTCAACAACAGCTCACTTCACCGgaagcaggggcgtagccagagagagagagagaaacaacatttattaagAGTCCGGCGATAATAAATCGGGGCGGGCTTGAAACCCGGCCTAGGCTTCGGCCGCaagcccttgggctcgggcggcttcctcggctcgctggacggcccatagTTGTTCTAATGcggagctgagcagagccgcctcccagcgCGCCTtgcggttcgagactgcctccTCGTTTGTACTACTGACTGCGTTATTGAGACTcgagtttgtttttgttttgtttttttcggagAGGGGTGGGTGGGGGGTGGGTTCAACGATACTTTATATATGTCactgcgtgcgtttgtgtgtgcgcgtgtatgtgtACGCAAGCAGcaagtatgtgtgcgtgtatgtatacgCAAGCAgtaaaattgaaaattttcgatggtatgacccccccccccccccccccactcggcTACGCTCATGACAGGAAGAAGTAGAATGTGCGTGGCCGCACGCTTGGTCCAACCAACCAAGTAAAATGGTGTGTGGTTGATATTACCGCCGCATCATTATTAATATCTGGGGTCTTACGTCCTAAAATCGCATAATTGTAGTGGCTCCAGAAAATTCGGCTATGTGGCGTTCTTTAAATGGAGTCACTGTTACATGAACGCACTGGGAAGAGCTGGGTCGCGCTTGTGAGGGCAGTGTCATCACTGCTGTGACGCTGGCGTGCACTGGGAACAACTGGAATAATCACTGGTGtcagctggcacacactgatgcccgCACTGTTTGTGTCGGTGCCCCACGCTGCTGTCAGTACCATGCGCAGAGAAATCTTTCGGTATCTTTCGGTATGGAATGTTTGATTGCGATGTGCTTGTAGAACGCTATACAACATATCTAAAACGTGCGTCACAATTTTTAGTTTGGGATAGAGGACGAGATACGTACTAGTTTCACGATGTACGCGATATATGAATTTACTGTCGATTTGAATGCTGTCCATTATCAATTACCGGACATTGCCAACGCTGAACGACTTGCTTTTTAGGGCAcggttatctttcttttttcttctaatttctgcAGCGTCAATAACGACATCTTGTGGAGCACGTAGCAGCAATGCGTGTACGTTAAATTTTGTACATGCCCCACACCCATATCAGTCTCACGTCCGCGAtgtgcacagtacacgggcctcttccACAGAAATGCGACAGCAGCGGTTggtatcgaacccgcaaccttcgggagCACCCACTCGCCCACCTTAAACGACACCTATCGCATCAGGCTAAACAAATGAGAAAGTTCGGCACACCGCTCCATCCGATCAATGGCAATAGGCCGGTGGTACGTTCTGCGAAAAGAGCGGGCAACCGCTGAGATCATTCACGTTTCGATCATGTAGTCGGTCTCGACGTACACAATTGACTGCGAGAATCATCCTTCGAAGTTTGACGCCTATTATCCCGGGAGCTCCGCTAACACCATAGCCTGGATGTCGTGCAAAACAGCCTTTGCTTGCGGGACCTTTTCTTGAACCCGAAAGTCGTAAGAACTCCTTACCTAAGTGGAAGAAATGTCCATGATGCCAACACGGGCAAGGTGAGCACATCGCCTCTCATTGTCGAACGGGATGTAACCTTCTCGAACGAGTCCACGGTCACCGGTGACAAAATTCATGAGTGCAGAAAACAGGCGCGCGTTACAGCGAGCGCATACTCCAGCATCCAGCGTTCTTGCGTGCCGGCGCGGGTAATCAGACGTGTAACCGAACACCCGTATTTACGGATATGATGTGAGCTTGATAACGTCTAGACCGGCTGAGGCCAGTACAGATGACCTCTGGCAGAACGAACTTGACCTTTTCTACATTTTATTGCTATCGTACTGTTTCCAGGTCATTAGGTCAGTGCTGTGTGCATTTGTTAATCAGCTTTTAAAAGCTAATCAAATAGAATAGTTTCACAGCTTATACATCAGTTTACAGCTTATACATCAAACAATGCTGTGCCGTTATAAATTAAGGTTAACATTCTGGAAAGTTAAAAATGACATCATAACACTAACGAGAGCCGAAACTGCAACGAGCCATTTGTTCAAACGTCACTGATTTCTGTGACTGCGCCTCTTGCGTGCTTGCACTATACGTAAAATATACATTATTGTTAAGGCATAGCCGCGCCACATCACTAATAATCTAGCATCCATGCTTTCGAGTTCTTTGATGCCGTTAAGTTTCACGCTTGACGTCATCCTGTGCGCCACCCATTCTGAAATAGCGAAGTTCAGCGGTAAAACGTGAAGTACTGGAGCAAGTTGGCAACACAACCAAAACAACGCGGCGGCCGCGTAGTGCGAGCCTTGCTTCGCTTGGGAACTAATGTTTAGGAAGTTAGTTCAAGAAGTTTATGCGATTTGTCTTTCAAGAAGTTTCGCATTTCACTTGGTCGGGCAGTTCAAAATACAGACCAACACATTACTAAACACACTTTGTCATATCATCTCTGGACGCGCGCTGCCGCAATGGAAAAGCCGGAAACGAAATCGGTGCCTACGTCGGAAAGGTAATCGGTTGCTGTCTAGCACTTCTTTACGCGATCGTGCGTAGACTTTTGGCTTCATTCAGGCAACCTCCGTGTAAAACATTCTGAGAAAGGCTAGTGTTCAACGGTTGGAGCCAGTTCGCGCTATTTAATTCTTGAAAAAAAGAAGCGCAGCTGAGCACAGGGCATCGCTTTGAGGCACATCGCGAAATAATGTACGTACGCCCGCGTTTGCTTCATTAAACATCAAATAAAGTGCTTGCGATTGAGACGACTGGACATGTCATCGAAAGCTTTTGTTGGAAAAGTCACGTTACGAGACGTTTAGATGTTTAATGACTGGCCTTATGGGCTCGCGATTGTGGCTCGGATTGAGCGCTATACTACGTTGCAGGAGGCAAGCAATACTGAAGACAATCGAGAGACGAGACAGCTGCAAGAAAAGAGCTGCGCAGATCGTGGAGGAAATGCTGGAGAGCTCGCTCTCCGAGGAGTGGCTCCTTGGAGTTGTGAGTAACGCatgaaagtgaaactgaaaatatCCTTACTATAGCCTGGGTGGACTGAAGGGATCACGATACGATGTCGTTTGCTTGTTTTCGCATTTACATACCGACTAGTGTGAAGTTCACTTGATCGATTACCCGCCGCTGAAACGTGGAAAGTGTGGGAACAAAAGAGTGGGGAGGGGATGTCCCCAAAATATCTCGTGCTAAGTTCTGGAGACAgtgtatttattttgttttcgaCATACTGTTAATTCTTTGGAGGGTTTTTACAGGAGTGGgagcaaaaaacaaaagtacaaaagGCAGCCACATCAAAAGTAACAGTACAATGCAATTTAGTCGGAGCAGCGTTGATGAACAAGTACAAGTTAAGAAGAAGGAAGCTACATGCATGAGTAAGGTGACAGCGGATGCATTATTAGTTTTAGACAATCCTAAAAATGGGCAGAGAAAAGTTAACACTCTTGTAACAGTTGGTGTAAATACAAATATTGGCAATCAACCCAATACAAGGGGGCAATGGTAAAATGAAAGTACAGTGCATACTATGTTATCAGGCTTATTATCAAATACTTTGTGTATTTTGCAACATTTATATAAAGTCATCAACTGTACGCTGTTCGGCTACAAGTCGGTCAAGAGCATTCCATTCTCGAATTCGTctaggaaaaaaagaataataaaatgtGTTGTTGTTGCACGCGTATTCTTGGAGTGTGTGATCATGTGCGTGACGTGTTTCTCTTGTCGCCTTGGTTTTCACGTATCTTGCGTGGTCTATCTTAAAACAATTGTGCAATGACTGATATAGAAACTTCAGACGATGAATTTTTGCTCGACTTTCGAGTGTGCGCAAACCAGCAGTAATTCAGTTGGGGAGTCAAGGCGGCGATACTGGTTGAAAATAAATTTAATCGCTTTACGCTATACGTTTTCAAGCGTGCTAATACTGCTGCCCGTGAAGAGGAACCAGATTATGCTGTCATGCTCTAAGATCGGTCTGACAAGTGTGATGTATGCTAGATGCTTAGTGTCACAATCGGCCTGTCGCAGTATCCTCTTAAGGAAAAACAATCTCTTAAGTACTCAGTATGTGTCGCAATTAAGCCGTGGGAAACAGCACAGCCTTGTGGTGTCTCCACTGTTGCCTTCGTTGGCAAAAAACTgagtttcatttatttatttatttatttatttatttatttatttacttatttgttt
The sequence above is drawn from the Rhipicephalus microplus isolate Deutch F79 chromosome 3, USDA_Rmic, whole genome shotgun sequence genome and encodes:
- the mei-W68 gene encoding meiotic W68, whose protein sequence is MFQFPRFRPLPPPTPAATNVPDRISIVLKIEAIVLSLIEKIAKDEAPCFVYDRRHDWENVVFCQHRGLVRRDNPSKTVTSFGTAASIRKFALMLKVLSKVHFLLLTNTKSTKRQIFYEDVALYGSQATVDSIVEDIACLLQVPRRCLNIVATSKGVFAGYIRFRDPSGNLVDGSVATTLMPTDVSCISELKSSASYVLLVEKDASFQKILDDGFLNTAAGRCVLVTGKGFPDVNTREFVRRLHVELRLPVYALMDADPFGIEILCVYAYGSLAMASETDSLAVPMIRWLGVHPRDIERFRLQNCPPLNHGDKSKLRDLLSRPYADARDDWKKQLLLLDSTQRKAEIQSLCEIGPHFLTESYIPAKIRLGGWL